The following proteins are encoded in a genomic region of Paenibacillus sp. FSL R7-0273:
- the aroB gene encoding 3-dehydroquinate synthase: MSQSFQVVLKKTVDHSYQIEIGERLFPSLISDLQQGLVPGASKFAVITDSSVEPLYGRPLLELLLQNGFAAELFSFPAGEKSKTRETKARLEDELLSRSYGRDSCIIAVGGGAVTDLAGFLAGTFGRGVPSLNYATTLLAAADASVGGKTGVNTPVATNLIGVFHQPRKVYIDLAAWCTLPVREFRSGLAETIKHACLADAGFFRYLEEHIGKVVSPDGQLILDPEICEQIALHNCRIKYEVVQQDEHESNLRQILNLGHTAGRALEAVSGYELLHGEAVSVGLVIQARLGVKLGYMTGGEAERVVKLLQQAGLPTELPASITNRMLVDKMYTDKKVRSGRIRFVFQEGIGAMKTFEDGSFSVPVDEETIMALLQELRG; the protein is encoded by the coding sequence ATGTCCCAAAGCTTCCAGGTTGTACTCAAAAAGACAGTCGATCACTCTTATCAGATTGAAATCGGCGAAAGGCTGTTTCCGTCGCTAATCAGCGATCTGCAGCAGGGGCTTGTCCCCGGCGCCAGCAAATTTGCTGTCATTACGGATTCCTCGGTAGAGCCGCTCTACGGGCGTCCGCTGCTTGAGCTTCTGCTGCAGAACGGCTTTGCGGCAGAGCTGTTCTCCTTCCCGGCCGGCGAGAAATCCAAGACCCGTGAGACCAAAGCGCGGCTGGAAGATGAGCTGCTGAGCCGTTCCTACGGGCGGGACAGCTGCATTATCGCCGTCGGCGGCGGGGCCGTGACCGATCTGGCCGGCTTCCTTGCCGGGACGTTCGGCCGCGGGGTGCCGAGCCTGAACTATGCAACGACGCTGCTGGCGGCAGCTGATGCCTCCGTCGGCGGCAAGACCGGTGTCAATACACCGGTCGCCACCAACCTGATCGGCGTATTTCATCAGCCGCGTAAGGTGTACATTGATCTGGCGGCGTGGTGCACCCTTCCAGTCCGGGAGTTCCGGAGCGGCCTCGCCGAGACGATTAAGCATGCCTGTCTGGCGGATGCCGGATTCTTCCGTTATCTGGAGGAGCATATCGGTAAGGTCGTATCGCCGGACGGTCAGCTGATTCTGGATCCTGAGATATGTGAACAGATTGCCCTGCACAACTGCCGGATCAAATATGAGGTGGTCCAGCAGGATGAGCATGAGAGCAATCTGCGGCAGATTCTTAACCTCGGCCATACGGCGGGACGTGCGCTGGAGGCGGTGAGCGGATATGAGCTGCTGCACGGTGAAGCCGTTTCTGTAGGACTGGTTATACAAGCGCGGCTTGGAGTGAAGCTGGGGTACATGACGGGTGGTGAAGCTGAACGGGTTGTGAAGCTGCTGCAGCAGGCCGGCCTGCCGACAGAGCTTCCGGCCTCTATTACAAACCGTATGCTGGTGGACAAAATGTATACAGACAAGAAGGTGCGCAGCGGGCGGATCCGCTTTGTTTTCCAGGAGGGGATCGGGGCTATGAAGACGTTTGAGGACGGCTCCTTCTCAGTGCCGGTGGACGAAGAGACGATTATGGCGCTGCTGCAGGAGCTACGCGGGTAA
- a CDS encoding GNAT family N-acetyltransferase, with protein MMEERNKRILRLIAQISTGALEFVRSAFERNGVTILFYAESGNNQGVLCLAEDNSCVIAYAAFSVCGEPDMLLDLIDDRIFPYLQSSEHREICFNVYGDNTEIIEFVREHGFVSDLEGYQLKYTGGPPDQADSLLLQEQGFIPEMLDAFIMLFDTAYEQLCVENGWETGGYRRQAEWFGQRLEAYEAAGRVRSFWLQEKLAGAYITEGDYIRDLVVAPKLQNRGYGRIILNQCISHMIKNQGTGGVYLRVAASNEDALRFYERNQFVMTASFAEHTYPSVAVVSPS; from the coding sequence ATGATGGAAGAGCGGAACAAAAGGATTTTGCGGCTTATAGCACAAATCTCTACCGGAGCATTGGAATTTGTACGGTCTGCCTTTGAACGCAATGGAGTTACAATACTGTTTTATGCAGAATCCGGGAACAACCAGGGAGTGTTATGTCTGGCGGAGGATAACAGCTGTGTGATAGCCTACGCTGCATTCAGCGTATGCGGGGAGCCAGATATGCTGCTGGATTTAATAGATGACAGAATCTTTCCTTATCTGCAGTCAAGTGAGCACCGGGAGATCTGCTTTAATGTATATGGAGATAATACAGAAATTATAGAATTTGTAAGGGAGCATGGATTTGTATCTGATCTGGAGGGTTATCAGCTGAAGTATACGGGCGGACCGCCGGATCAAGCGGATAGCTTGTTACTGCAGGAGCAGGGATTTATACCGGAGATGCTGGATGCCTTTATTATGCTTTTTGATACAGCTTACGAGCAGCTTTGTGTTGAGAATGGCTGGGAGACAGGCGGATACCGCAGGCAGGCGGAATGGTTTGGGCAGAGGCTTGAAGCATACGAGGCTGCAGGCCGGGTCCGTTCATTTTGGCTCCAGGAGAAATTGGCGGGTGCATATATCACAGAAGGTGATTATATCCGTGATCTTGTAGTAGCGCCGAAGCTGCAGAATAGAGGGTATGGAAGAATTATACTAAACCAATGCATAAGCCATATGATCAAAAATCAGGGAACCGGGGGCGTCTACCTGCGGGTGGCTGCCAGTAATGAAGATGCTCTCAGGTTTTATGAGCGGAATCAGTTTGTAATGACAGCGAGTTTTGCCGAACATACCTATCCGTCAGTAGCAGTAGTAAGTCCATCATAG
- a CDS encoding DUF6468 domain-containing protein, whose protein sequence is MGNPIKEFKNSIDGLKKSLDGVKQSVDRLKEPVDEVKANVQETLDEAKSRTDGIKTQVKRMKASVQETKAVLGEVKDTVTAASGVLYAQKRYKRLLGRRKKADVAGSAG, encoded by the coding sequence ATGGGTAACCCGATTAAGGAATTCAAGAATAGTATAGATGGCCTGAAAAAGTCACTGGATGGGGTTAAGCAATCGGTGGACCGCCTGAAAGAGCCGGTTGACGAGGTAAAGGCCAATGTCCAGGAGACGCTGGATGAGGCCAAGAGCCGCACGGATGGAATTAAGACGCAGGTTAAACGGATGAAGGCATCGGTGCAGGAGACCAAAGCGGTGCTGGGTGAGGTTAAGGATACCGTCACTGCAGCCTCTGGTGTTCTATATGCCCAGAAACGTTATAAACGGCTGCTGGGCCGCAGGAAAAAAGCAGACGTTGCCGGATCGGCAGGGTAA
- a CDS encoding phosphotransferase, with protein sequence MELTDSSKRIGLIKDTVYCFISPEAEVLSVESVPVHAGSRAVELMRNKVWLQSRAGMPEGTAVKEEISLITKQATFVERSALSRLYSQGAKVPFSLSGQPLYEGRSLLCIEDVDYRTDYSRLDLPALQKKEIEALAYIHYVNLGCRCDLPWLPQVSEAYIAEILNTNWRPSWDSARQNPAFAEAFGLQTLENIEEIAGRIAEDMIPVIYAADTFTMVHNDLNPGNVLVHNNDKIRFIDWEEARYGSLFMDIPMRCRTLEQAEEYRRCLAVLGCDIPQQEYAGLFRAASRYLGLRFMCWNLGVWQANEQARADLVNYMRMVTDPLYSGQEC encoded by the coding sequence ATGGAATTAACCGACAGCAGCAAAAGGATCGGCCTGATTAAGGATACTGTCTATTGCTTTATCTCCCCCGAAGCCGAAGTGCTGAGTGTAGAGAGCGTACCTGTGCATGCGGGGTCACGGGCTGTTGAGCTGATGCGCAATAAAGTGTGGCTGCAGTCCAGAGCAGGAATGCCGGAAGGGACAGCGGTAAAAGAGGAAATCTCTTTAATAACGAAGCAGGCTACTTTTGTGGAGCGTTCGGCACTTTCCAGGCTCTATTCGCAGGGGGCCAAAGTACCCTTCAGCCTCTCAGGCCAGCCGCTCTACGAAGGGCGGAGCCTGCTGTGTATTGAGGATGTGGATTACCGGACGGATTACAGCAGACTGGATCTGCCTGCCCTTCAGAAGAAGGAGATAGAGGCGCTGGCCTATATCCATTATGTTAATCTTGGCTGCAGATGCGATCTGCCCTGGCTGCCGCAGGTGAGTGAGGCCTATATTGCCGAGATCCTTAATACAAACTGGAGACCTTCCTGGGATTCCGCCAGGCAGAATCCGGCTTTTGCTGAAGCCTTCGGGCTGCAGACCCTTGAGAATATTGAGGAGATTGCCGGAAGAATTGCAGAGGATATGATACCGGTTATCTATGCTGCAGACACCTTTACAATGGTTCATAATGATCTGAATCCAGGCAATGTTCTGGTGCATAACAATGATAAAATCCGTTTCATTGACTGGGAGGAGGCCCGCTACGGCTCGCTGTTCATGGACATCCCCATGCGCTGCAGGACGCTGGAGCAGGCAGAGGAGTACCGGAGATGTCTTGCCGTTCTAGGCTGTGACATTCCGCAGCAGGAGTACGCCGGGCTGTTCCGGGCAGCCTCACGTTACCTGGGGCTCCGCTTCATGTGCTGGAACCTGGGAGTGTGGCAGGCGAATGAGCAGGCGAGGGCCGATCTGGTCAACTATATGAGGATGGTAACCGATCCGCTGTACAGCGGACAAGAATGCTAA